A genome region from Christensenella minuta includes the following:
- a CDS encoding adenine phosphoribosyltransferase, with amino-acid sequence MDLKAKIRNIEDFPEKGVIFRDITTLIKDPEAFEYVTDTLAERVKGQDIDMIVVLDARGFLFGSPVAYLLRKGIVPVRKKGKLPADVYHVEYQLEYGTGQLEMHKDAVKEGMRIAIFDDLLATGGTAKAACELVELAGAEVVSLNFVIELTDLGGRDALGGYDVFSLVQY; translated from the coding sequence ATGGATTTGAAGGCAAAAATCAGAAACATCGAGGACTTTCCGGAAAAAGGTGTGATCTTTCGAGATATTACGACTCTGATCAAAGACCCGGAAGCATTTGAATATGTAACGGATACATTGGCAGAGCGCGTAAAGGGACAGGATATCGATATGATCGTTGTGCTTGATGCGCGCGGATTTTTGTTTGGCTCTCCGGTGGCCTATTTGTTGAGAAAAGGGATTGTCCCAGTCCGTAAAAAAGGAAAGCTGCCTGCGGACGTCTATCATGTGGAATACCAGCTCGAATATGGGACGGGGCAGCTCGAAATGCATAAGGATGCGGTAAAAGAAGGGATGCGCATTGCAATTTTTGATGATTTACTGGCAACGGGGGGAACTGCGAAAGCTGCGTGCGAACTTGTAGAGCTTGCGGGAGCGGAAGTCGTTTCGCTGAATTTTGTAATTGAACTGACAGACCTTGGAGGAAGAGACGCGCTCGGCGGATACGACGTGTTTTCCTTGGTACAGTATTGA
- a CDS encoding RelA/SpoT family protein has product MGVVWVSEYYNDFIRRHKLEDDPMLEKAFVMAENAHAGQLRHSGEPFFTHPLAVADIVADLGLDTTTIVATILHDAVEDTQLTTEDIGREFTPEIAKLVDGVTKLNNYDFKTREEQQWESLRKMFLAMASDIRVVIIKLADRLHNMRTLKYQSENKQIEKATETLEIYAPLAHRLGISAIQWELEDLSLKFLHPDEYFEIANKIASTREEREKQINSVIVKLEDKFAEMKIKAEIEGRPKHIYSIYKKMREKHKVFEEVYDLIAIRIIVSSIKDCYGVLGIVHTMWKPIPLRFKDYIAVPKQNMYQSLHTTLLGEDGKPFEVQIRTYDMHRTAEYGIAAHWKYKEGGKESGMDSKLAWLRELMEWQNDLKDSKEFMETLKVDLFADNVFVFTPKGDVKDFVAGATPLDFAYSVHSAIGNKCVGAKINGKIVPLDYKLRTGDIVEIITSNSATPSRDWLKFVKTAQARSKIKQWFKKQLKEENIVKGREMLEKEAKRQGYNLYEQLLKPDWLSVLYKRFTLNSQDDMFAAIGYGALSANQILSKLIEQFKMANKIDSGSEELKIVKRTGKGAEEDITVEGNTGLAVRFAKCCNPVPGDDIIGYITRGRGVCVHTKECKNLHNVDKERLIEVAWAGDQTTSYNVEIQIVADDRPGLMVEIAQAMYNMGRDITAINAHSAKNGVATISLRSNITSVQDLHDLMNKLKALKGVRDVFRVNY; this is encoded by the coding sequence TTGGGAGTAGTTTGGGTGTCGGAATACTATAACGATTTTATCAGGCGGCATAAGCTTGAAGATGATCCAATGCTGGAAAAGGCGTTTGTGATGGCGGAGAATGCCCATGCAGGACAGCTTCGTCATTCCGGCGAGCCTTTTTTTACGCACCCTCTCGCGGTTGCGGATATTGTTGCCGACCTCGGGCTTGACACCACCACAATCGTCGCTACGATTCTCCACGATGCGGTAGAGGATACGCAGCTTACCACGGAAGACATTGGCCGGGAGTTTACGCCCGAGATCGCTAAATTGGTCGACGGCGTTACCAAGCTCAATAATTATGATTTTAAAACGCGCGAAGAGCAGCAGTGGGAAAGCCTGCGTAAAATGTTTCTTGCCATGGCTTCCGATATTCGTGTCGTCATTATCAAGCTGGCCGACCGTTTGCATAACATGCGGACACTGAAATATCAGTCCGAAAACAAACAGATCGAAAAGGCAACGGAAACGCTTGAGATTTATGCGCCGCTCGCACATCGGTTGGGTATCAGCGCAATTCAGTGGGAATTGGAGGATTTATCGCTTAAATTCCTGCATCCGGATGAATATTTTGAAATTGCGAATAAGATTGCATCGACCCGCGAAGAGCGCGAAAAGCAGATCAATTCGGTTATTGTAAAACTGGAAGATAAGTTTGCCGAGATGAAGATCAAGGCTGAGATTGAGGGCCGGCCAAAACATATTTACAGTATCTATAAAAAGATGCGGGAAAAGCATAAGGTTTTTGAAGAAGTCTATGATCTTATCGCAATCCGTATTATTGTATCGAGTATCAAGGATTGTTATGGGGTGCTCGGTATTGTCCATACCATGTGGAAGCCGATACCGCTGCGTTTTAAGGACTATATTGCCGTGCCCAAGCAAAACATGTACCAGTCGCTGCACACGACGCTTTTAGGCGAGGACGGCAAGCCGTTCGAGGTGCAGATCCGTACGTACGACATGCACCGTACGGCCGAATACGGAATCGCCGCGCATTGGAAGTATAAAGAAGGCGGCAAGGAATCGGGCATGGATTCCAAGCTTGCATGGCTGCGTGAGCTGATGGAGTGGCAGAACGACCTCAAAGACTCCAAGGAATTTATGGAGACGCTTAAGGTCGACCTGTTTGCGGACAATGTTTTTGTATTTACGCCAAAGGGAGATGTAAAGGATTTTGTCGCGGGCGCGACTCCGCTCGATTTTGCTTACAGCGTCCACAGCGCTATAGGCAATAAATGCGTAGGCGCGAAGATAAACGGTAAAATAGTTCCGCTTGATTATAAGCTTCGGACGGGGGATATTGTTGAGATTATTACCTCGAATTCCGCGACTCCGAGCAGGGATTGGCTGAAATTTGTCAAGACCGCGCAGGCGCGGAGCAAAATCAAGCAATGGTTCAAAAAGCAGCTTAAGGAAGAAAATATCGTTAAAGGCCGCGAAATGCTGGAAAAGGAGGCCAAGCGGCAGGGATATAACCTGTACGAACAGCTTTTGAAGCCGGACTGGCTGAGCGTCCTGTATAAACGGTTTACACTCAATTCACAGGACGATATGTTTGCGGCAATTGGATATGGCGCTCTTTCCGCCAACCAGATTCTTTCCAAGCTGATCGAACAGTTTAAGATGGCCAATAAGATCGACTCCGGTTCGGAAGAACTGAAGATCGTGAAACGCACCGGAAAAGGAGCGGAAGAAGATATTACCGTTGAGGGCAATACGGGGCTTGCGGTGCGTTTCGCAAAATGCTGCAATCCCGTTCCCGGCGACGATATCATCGGCTATATTACGCGTGGGCGGGGCGTATGCGTACATACGAAGGAATGCAAAAATCTTCATAATGTAGATAAAGAGCGCCTGATCGAGGTCGCATGGGCAGGAGACCAGACGACTTCCTATAACGTTGAAATACAGATCGTAGCGGATGACAGGCCGGGCTTGATGGTGGAAATCGCCCAGGCAATGTACAATATGGGACGGGATATCACCGCCATCAACGCACATTCCGCCAAGAATGGCGTTGCTACGATTTCCCTGCGTTCCAATATTACTTCCGTTCAGGATCTTCACGACTTGATGAATAAGCTGAAAGCTCTGAAGGGCGTACGGGATGTATTCCGCGTGAATTATTGA